The Sulfurovum zhangzhouensis genome includes the window AACTATAAAAAACAGCTTGTTACCAAATCACTTCTTTTCTACTTTGTTGAAGAAACCTTATACAGGTTTTTATAGTCTTTTGCTTTAATCAAGAGTGCATACTTTCCTTTAAAGTCTGTCTTTTCAATAATGAGGTCTTGATTGACCTTTTGCATATTTTTTTGCTTTTCATACGTAATGAACATTGCATTAGGATTTTTTTGTATATAGTTGTCGATCTCTTTGTTATCATACACAACGATAAGAGGTTGATGCAACCTGCCTGCAAATTGGTATTGGTCATGATACTTTTTGTAATGTAAAACAGGTATACCCTTTTCTTGCAGTATTGCAATGGATTTGGAGAAACGGGACATATCAAGTTGTGATAAGAAATTATGTATCGGTAAATGTGTTACAAACACTACAAGTACCGTACTTAGAGAAACCAATGTTATCATTTTTTGTTGTGAACTGAATTTTTTTCGTATCAAATAGATACCGGCCATACAAATAAGTGCTGCAGCAATAAGAAATGCAACGATATCCGGTTCAAATGTCATATCTGCTTTTGTCTTAGGTAAAATAAAAGGCAAAGCAACAAGAACAACACCATAAAGGATATAACTATAACCTACCATCTTTGAGGAGATTTGTTGTGAAGAGGCTGAACTTGTCAGTAACCTCGTAAATACAAGTGAGAATGCAGCAATCTCAGGCATAAGATAATGGACTTGTTTACCGCTTATCAAAGAAAATATTACAATAGTAGCAAGTAACCACCCAACTAATACCTTTAGCTGCTGATCAAAAACGGTTTTTTTGATCGAAGTATAGAATGGTTTATACAGTGACCAGGGAAAGGTTAAGAGAGGTACAAGCACTAGGTACCACCATAATGGGCGTTGATGGGCAAAGGAGTTTACCATTCTATTAGCAGTCTGTCCAAAGAAGATAGCATAACGGTACTCTTCCCCTCCAGCAATCCCTGCCGGTATAGCCCAAGCCAATGCGATCAAAACACCGCCGAAAAAAGACAATACTAGTTTGATATAAAAGTCTTTAGATAGTCTATTTTTCATAAAATAAAAACTAAAAACCATAAATGTCAGAAGGTGTACTAGAATCACAGGCCCTTTTGTGAGTACACCAAGTCCAAATGCCACTGCGATCATTATAAAGTGATAACGTGATGGGTTCTGTGTTGCCTTGATGATATGATAAATACCCAACAACACAAAAAATGTCAATATCACATCAAACATGATCAGTGAATTATAAAATGCGAAGACTACAGTACCTGCTGTAACTACAATAGATTGTGCTGCACCCTCTTGATCATCATTCCATAAAGCCAAATAGATTTTATAGACGATCGCCAATGTTCCAAGACCAAAAAGCATAGGGATCAAACGAATACTAATGTCATTGACCCCAAATATCAACCAGTCTAAATTAAAGAGCCAAAAGATTAAAGGAGGTTTATGATGATAAGGCTCACCATTGAGTAAAGGAACTAAAAATGAGCCTTTATCCCACATTTCCCAAGCAACGCTCACATAACGCGTCTCATCAATGATCATGATCGGTCTAAAATATATACCGATCAAAGTTACTAGCAGAATAACCACAAAAGCAATCAGGGCATTTTGTCTTACGGATTGATAGTTATTCATCTAGATTCCTTTCTACTGATGATTATATTTCTTATGTAAATAACTGAGCCAAACAGCTGACCGAGGAAAAGTATAGGATCTTTTCTAATGATCGCATAAGTCAGGATCATCAATGATCCTGCCAGACTTAACAACCAAAAACCTATAGGAAGATGAGAACGTTTGATCTTTTCCGAGTAGATCCATTGATAAATAAAACGAAAAGTAAAAACGA containing:
- a CDS encoding ArnT family glycosyltransferase, with product MNNYQSVRQNALIAFVVILLVTLIGIYFRPIMIIDETRYVSVAWEMWDKGSFLVPLLNGEPYHHKPPLIFWLFNLDWLIFGVNDISIRLIPMLFGLGTLAIVYKIYLALWNDDQEGAAQSIVVTAGTVVFAFYNSLIMFDVILTFFVLLGIYHIIKATQNPSRYHFIMIAVAFGLGVLTKGPVILVHLLTFMVFSFYFMKNRLSKDFYIKLVLSFFGGVLIALAWAIPAGIAGGEEYRYAIFFGQTANRMVNSFAHQRPLWWYLVLVPLLTFPWSLYKPFYTSIKKTVFDQQLKVLVGWLLATIVIFSLISGKQVHYLMPEIAAFSLVFTRLLTSSASSQQISSKMVGYSYILYGVVLVALPFILPKTKADMTFEPDIVAFLIAAALICMAGIYLIRKKFSSQQKMITLVSLSTVLVVFVTHLPIHNFLSQLDMSRFSKSIAILQEKGIPVLHYKKYHDQYQFAGRLHQPLIVVYDNKEIDNYIQKNPNAMFITYEKQKNMQKVNQDLIIEKTDFKGKYALLIKAKDYKNLYKVSSTK